AGTGATGTTCGTTTTTGGACTCCTGACTTGAACTGCAACAATAGAAAGGTTTGAGTTATCTTCATCACAGACCCTGACATGACCACAAGTCTGAGTCATTGTGGAGGTGGTACTTGGAGGATTCTGTAGATGTCTGGAGAAAACCTCTGTACTCTCCTTGTCGATGTGCAGGACACTGGGATGCTGCTGGTGACAAACAGAACAGACAAAGCGACCTCTGCATTCTCTGCTTATGTGACCCACCTTTAAGCAGCCAAAACACATTCCCTTTTCCTTAATAAAGTTCACTTTATCTTTATGTGACTTGTCTTTAAACTTAAAGCATTTGTCAATTGTATGATTACTTAGGAGACAATACAAACAGCTATAACCCTTTGAGGACTTGTTCTTATTTTCAGATGGATCTTCATTTTTTACTGCAAGAACATTTGTAGCAAAACTATTCCcccttttcttctgtttggtaAAGCTGCTGTGGGTGTTTTTAGAGTTGAGCTGTTGAAGATCTATAATGTTACCAAACAGTGGATCAGATACaactttaacttgtttttcaataaaaacaaccaaatcaaTGAATAATGCCCTCTGACCCCTGTGTTCCTGCAGGTCACAGGCTACATTTCTCCAGCTCTCTCTCATTTTATAGGGAAGCTTTAGGATTATGCTCCTCATATTTGATGGCAAGTCCAATTCTTTCAAATGAGTAACATATTCTGTTAAATTTGAGCATCCCttaagaaacagagaaaatgctTGCAGTGATTTAATGTCCTCATTTTTAATAGCTGGCCAGTTGTTAATTTTGTCCATGTAGGCCTGCGCAATTTTATATTCGTTTCCAAAATGTTCAGAAAGAAGACTTTTAGCTCTAGGATAGCCCAGTTCTGACGGCAAATGCTGGCAACTATGCACAAGGTCTCTAGGCTGCCCCCTAGTGTATTGTTCTAAAAAGTGCAAACAGTCACTCAAATTAGACGTTTTGGCCTCCACGCTGTTCTCAAACGCTCTTATAAATGATCCATATTGAAGAGGATCACCATCGAAAACAGGGATGTTTCTTGGTGGCAAGACAGAGTTTTGGTTTTGCTGAACCAACATGGCAGTGATGTCATTTTGCCGCTGCATGATGTCAATAATACTGATTTGTTGAACAGTTAATTCATCACAGACACTTTGTGGCTTATCAACACTTTGAATTGGTGGCTTTTGTTTCAGCCTAACAACTGGTTTCTCAGCGATGGCAGAAGCCATTTTAAAATCGTCCATATTTCTCTCTGGAACGAATACTTTGGCACAAGGATCAAGCGCTAAGTTGGAATTGCGCTTTTCAATATACGAATTCATGCCATCAGAACATTTTGAGCCACActgtgaatttatttccaaCACACGAAGTTTCGCGTTAGCAGCCGCTAACTCAGTCTCAAGTTCTAGttgctctttttcttgttttagcttttcCTCCTGCGCTTCCAactgatgtttctttttgagTCCTGCAGCGCGCTCCAGCAGCGCCGCTCTCTCGGCCTCCGCTTTAATGCGAGCCGAAGATGTAGAGGAGACACGGGACACCTGAGAGCCTGACTTAGACTTTACAGAGCGCACATTGGAAGCGCTGTCTTCAGGATTAATTGCGTTATCAACATCATTCTTGCCTTGATCGTAATCATCTGCACTGGGCTGCACAAAGGGCTTCTCCCGTTCACATAACCAGCCCCTGACAAGCTCAGTAAACTCGTGGTAAGAACTCATTTTATTCTGGAAATGTTCGTTTTGTTTCATGAGTTCATCATAGGGGAGTGGCAAACTTGTTAAGGTTTTATGAGACGCCTCTGCATCCTGAGAACATTgaataaatgtagcaagaaGAGAATTCACTGAGTCAGCTTTATCATTTGACtccatcaaaacatttaaatcgtCCATTATTCGTCTTGCTTGCTTCAATTTAGCATTTCTTTTATCTTGGCACATTTTTATATAAGACATCAAGCCTTTCTCAGTCAGTTTAATACTTCGTTTAGATGAAATCTCCAAATCACTCTTGGTTGACTGTGCTTTCAATACATCAGACATTTTAGCCAAATACTTTGAACTGCTTGCAGTTTTGTCtataactttcctttttcttttaaagtcacTGGCTGTGCGTAAAGGTGCAGCGCTTTAACTCAGTCTTTCATTCAAACTTGTACGGTAACGTTGATCGCTATCATCAAACTCCTGTCGTTTGGCCGTTTTCCTTTACAGCATTAGCAATCATTGTACATACCGCTGTCACTGAAGAAGGACGTGAGCGTTTAGAGCTTGGAGTTGAAGCACCTTCATGGCTTGTGGGCGTGGCCGCTTCCTCCCGCTTTCGGCGTCCAGAGAACAAAGGAAGTGGTTCCTCCAAACGTTACGGATCCATCCGCCCATCCGCAAACTTGAGAGTGTTGATTAAACTCCAGGATCGTCTTTCTTACTTGTTGTCGTATCAAAAATGCCAAGGTCGGGTTTTTTACTTGAAGTGTATTGACTATTTGTCCCGAAAACTTAATTCCAAAATCgaaaaaattcaaatctcaaaagtgatcaaaacaaaatgaaataaactcaaacagtcAATACTGGGCATCATGGGTTCTGGTTTACGCAGTCCAACAAAAGGTCAAACAGTCAAAATGCtcttagtttacttttattcaatCTTTTGCTAAAACAAGTTACAGGCTTCGGATAAACCTATCCTAACTCCTGCACCTGTTCTCACTGATAACACTGACTAACTGACTGACGGacagacaggtaaaaaaccatATGACCACCCATGTGCCTAAAGACTCATCTAAACTCTACGTATTTATACTGTGAAACACACCCACTTCCCAAACTGAaatcaattaactaattaagtgaattactaaccaaacttatttagaaacaacaaaataaacagtctaattataaatcaactataaaacaaaaaaaataaactaaataatcaacattctaaactttaactgaaaataatggagaaataGCTCCTACAGTGTTTATTCTTAGAGCTGCTACTTGACACAATGTTTTTCGTAAAACTGTTAGAGGAAGAAgaaatttaagttaaaaaaaaagtacagtttaATACGAGAACGGGGCctgtgttgtcttttttttttcttcttcagaaagCTGATCCTGGATGTGCGCAAACAGGTGTGGTCTTTAGCCAACACAAGGAAACAAGCAAATTCACATTGACAAATACTCACCCACACAAAGCAGGGCCAGCGTAGAAGTTCTCCTCTCCATGGCAAAGGTGGTAATTTAATCAAACCAAACTCACGGCTCTATTTTCTTCAATCAAATAAGAAAAGCGGGCAGCCGATCGCCCAGGCTTTCATTTACATCGAAACTTGAAGACTCTCGACAGTGATGAGCCCGATGGGTGCGTCTGCTGCCCCGAGTTGATTGACGGCTTTCTCGACCAATCACTACACAGCCTGCTCTGTAGGTGACTCTTTTGTTCCGCCCACCGCGCAGGTTTCTGCTTGTCCAGACATCCAGCAGGATATTTTGTCAGGAATCCTCGTTAAAGAAGCCTCGTTTCCACGAAATGGTCGAAAGCAGGAGaacatattattctttttttcacgTTTCTCTCTCACTCAATTGGTAAAGATATTCAACTTTGAGAATTGTGAGCAGGGGGTTGCTGCTTAATGCTCTCCAtaattttaacagaaatgtgtttgttttcttccctCACCTTGCAAGAATCACCTTAATAATGTTGTAAGACAGACAAAGTTTAGGAGGATTGATTAGCAGACGGTAATTTGCTGTCATAACTAATGTGTGCGACTGAGTAacagaagtgtttttttccccggTCAAACTGGTTTTGTCAGGTGTTGCACAAAATGACTCAGACGTGCCAGAACAgacacagcaaaacaaaacaggaaggaagAATTTAAGAGAATGCAGTTTCTGGTTTTGATATCTGTGCAGAATATTTCTAAGTATTACGCACAGATACCATAGCCTGTAGTTGGCACAGGCCTGTGTTGCTTTATGTGTGATGAGTTcaatcgtttttctttttttttttaatgaaaaaaggctcaaatcATCAGACAGTGTTTGTCTGAAGGCTTTAGTATATTCGTTGTATGTAAACAACTGCATGTTgatttgattttacataataatttcaacaatattaatgACTTTCCACAGCCTGTCTTTGTCAgatgaacaaaatgaacatCTTACAGAGTTGCCAAGTCAGTAACAAAGCTTAGGGAAAATTTGACCACCTGTGCTGCCTCGTCGTTTCGTAGCTCAGATAAATAGCTGAGTCGGTGTAAGTCGGTAGCTGCATGTCGGCGCTACGTGTCTAAAACTTTTACCGGGATGTTTACAAACCGAAAACTATAgcagttaatgttaaatatgatttttttattactaatttCTTTATGTGACgagactgaagtggaagcttagaGGTTGTGCTTAGCATAGCATTGGAACAATTTACACCACAAACACTAAAATATCACTTCATCAGAATATCCGAcccgtttaaaatgaaaagctatcgTAGATGTTTGCACTAATCCTTTTATGAGAACTCTATATTCAAGAAAGAATTTGATGCAACTTGTACGTGTTGTGATTCTTATCCTTAAACTGCTGTCCACTTGTTTTGTCCCTTTGGTGCTTTTTGGCAGAATCGGTGTGACTTTATCCACAACAACATAGAAGCTCAATTTATGCTGTTATAGGAAGATGTCTTACTTGGCCTCACTAAAAGCTcaacagttcagagtttctcattaatcctttattgtcactatttaaatatcatattcattgttccaggtaggggaagccatgctttgctgcattttacaatgaacttaagttttatatccagactatcaaagacaaaaaatagctattaaaacaattgaactctgtactgctttgaatgaacagttgggaaccgaagccccgtagctttttcttcatcttgaatatatttatctgtatttgtttttttctggaggcagaacaaatgtttcactctgtcgttgtgcagtgtgtctgtgaataaagttttaaaaaaaaacatcccccctcccccacacccaacagacttcttgtggctttgatgtcacagtgatgtcactcatcctgtctatGACATCACTGGCGGCTGCCTttgtattcccagattccacagagaaattcatttgcagtttgaaccagagagcaaagatGGAAGAAGATAaatttttgttgacaaaaattAACAATTTACAGAAGAACCGCAGCAAGCTGGCGGAGGAGAACCAAGAGCTTCAGAAAATCGTGGAAAGTCTGAAGATTAAACTGGAGCGACTCAACAGAACAAACACCACACACAACTGgcaaaaggaaaataacatACTTGTAAATACGAATGAATATTACaagaaacaaatcagaaaaattcaTCTGGACCTGGCGGAAGTAAATGCAAGTATACGCCAACTAAGTTGTGATTATGAAGACAAGttaagaataaaatatacactGGAAGACGAACAGAAAAAACTGAGATACACTCTAGAGGACGATTtaagagaaacaacagaaaaactcgAGTGGCTAGAGACAGAAAATGGAGagttaaataaagagattgAAGCTctgaagattaaaaatgatAGGATCAAATCCAGGGTGgcagaaaaaagcaaagatgtccAGCAAAGGGAAGAACCAGTCAGGGAAAATATCCAGGAAGAGGAACTTTCAGTATGTCAGAAAGTAGGGagaatttttatgcatttgtacGGTTCAAGTACGTTGGCgtattgggtgccaccctggatttttttttaacagaaaagggTATTTTGGGTTGTTGGAAACAGGATGTTTGTGGGATAGTGATGATTTAAatgaattacaaatataaatactagTGTTTGCTTTTGGAATTTGTGCCTAGTGAGAGATGCTTGCAGGAAGACATCTAAACGGGTCAAACTGGAAGCTGACACCAGATGGTCTGCAGCAAGAGTGATGACTGACGGATGATTAAGGCTCAAAGTTTATgaaccagaaacagaggaactgTACATGAGACAGGGATGCACAAGACACCTCATTGTTCTGTGGGTTCATCAGTTCCTGCATCGTTTCTACAGAAGGGAATAAACAAGAACTCTGAATTTTGCATTCTACATTATGGCAGCTTGCAGGTGCAACACACCTGTGActcaagagaacagaagaagcagctgctatgtgattaactcaagataaccaaatccaggggtctcaaactccaggcctggagggccgcagtcctgcagtttttagatgtgccacaggtacaaaacactggattgaaatgacttgatgacctcctccttgtgtagatcagttttccagagccttaatgacctaattattctgttcaggtgtggtgcagcagaggcacatctaaaagttgcaggactgcggccctcgagaactggagtttgagacccctgaataGGCTCTGTAACTAGGACCgccctaaggaaataaaaagaaattctctGGGAGGAGCTGTTTTAGAGCGGGTAGATTGTAACTAAAGCACGCTGCTGTCCGTTCTCCTtgcaagtaaatctaaaactcacttgtctctctcttctttttcagtttgagaatgCTTAGGTAGATGAACCTGACATTAATTTGGTCCTTCGAAGCCGGATCCCAGGATCCTGAAGGAATCCAGCGACCGAATCCAGAAAGACCGTGCGCACGGCTAAACTCTTCAGAATGAGTTTAGAGATCCTTTTCCGGGACTGGTATTTGGTTTACCAGCTGGAATCTGACGCTTGACGGGACTCCGTGGAAGGGGAGAGACAACTGAGAGTAAattctcttttaaaagaaaagcgtgAATGAGTTGATCGCGTTCGCGTTAAAAGAAATCCTGTGTAAGAAACGCTGTGAATCCTGGGCTCTAACAGCTGAAACTAAACGGCTTTAACTTTATGCTGTTGTGGTGATAATTGGATGGCGGAGTCCAGCGAGCAGCCGCTTAAATCcgtcttaaaagtttcattcGGTAAAAAAAACAGGGCGGCGGAGTCCTGCGTGAAGACGCTTCAGCTCCGTAACTGAAGTGTGATTGGAGGTATAAACACCTTTaggtattttatctcatttaaagtAGCGGGTTTGGAAGGAGCAAACCAATTGTGGATGCAGAGGCAAGAATCCTCCACTCGTAAGAGTCCAAGAAAGGATTACCacaattggtatttttaattgttacccactataaaaaagaaaccagttttTAGAACAGCCTAGGTGTTGACAAACTGgtctaaattgtttaaaatgggtaaaaatagcaggaagtggagagaagtgtttcaatatgtgttcgtttaatttcttttataaatgaattcatttaaattgtccggaatggtaaaaaaataactgcagtacTGGAGAATACACAGCAGATGGCGGCATAGCAACCATTGAACGAATTACTGCTTTATATttcaacagtaaatgtaaatcaaaagattaacagcagtgaaaatattgGGAGTGTGTTGAAGGGCAGGTccctgataaaatacaaaatatctgaataaatggaTCGTAAAGTACAggttaaaaggttaattaaatactaaaatagaactagaactataggataaaataaaaaactaaagaaagagccaagaaattaaggaaacagaagattgtGATAACAGTATGTtggcaaataaatagatgactaaatgaaaaactaactaaataaatacaggaataagtagatgaatataataaaaaaatatctaaaaactggaacaaaagtcataaaggaaaacaagtaacagacaggaatgtgaaacacaagaaaggggaatatgaaagtttttttaagaaggaaaaggatgaggaaactttaaacagttaaagtttcatagaaagaaaaataatgatgaaaactacTAGCTCATGGTTTGCAGGAATTAACAAACTGAGTAGTAGGTTTGGTAAGTAGGCACATGTGGTGATTTAGAAATAAGGAGAAAGGCAAGGAGCAAGTGAGTCAAAGTAAGAGAATGGAAAgatgatttgaacaaatatcaaattaaaatgattgttgTGTTCAAGGTTGCTCTCATAGCAGTTTGGAAGAACTTAATaactggaaatagaaaatagatcttatagagaaacagctaaaatgctttgcatggtccaaaggatgtttataaaaatctgagtaataATTATACAGaattataagaattaaaatattagataagaatgttaattattctttgcgcagattaaaaaaacaacaagctgcagctgattctggacatcttaacattcttttaataatgaacaaaactttattaagatagagaaatattaaatctacaggacttacttttaattgattcagtgaaactaaaactaactctCTTATTAAATAGTAATTGATCAAACAGAGGAACACATAGCCTTCATGGATTTCAAATGCACCATTAGCTCTGCTCctgaaacctttatttttattgccaatataaaacaaaaacaaatgtttgcagtccAGTTTAAAGAATCCAAAACAGATTACAGTTTCTCTGGCTACAAGATCAATAtaccaatgggctctttgcacctgctgcgctgacgtcacaaccgcataagcaaatgcggctctcttttttcccacgctttgagttaccatgacaactagaaaagacaaagtcgtatttcagacgcaaataaaacaatactatgaacattgctgtcttcctaatataatgggcttttaagttttcatggatttctgTTGCGTTTTCTTGTTCAGTACTCATATTTGCAATGAAACACACTTCTTTTCGTTAGATAGCCGTGTTCGCTTTATTGCTAACGTTCAGGTTATAAACTTCTTCACTTCCATTGGTTAGAACAGTGCTGCCTATACACAAGAACTCGCTCTCACTGCCCCCAGTGGACAACAGCAGTACAACATGCACATAAACAGAAAGTGACAGGATACAGAACTTGCCACTGTACCTTTCAAAGTACAttagaaaacatgaacacataACACAAAATAACTCAACGATAAGTTAAGAAGAGAACATATTCTAACACCCTCCCTTGTTCTCATCTTCTTTACCTCCAAATATTTAATGTCCAAAAAACCCTCTTTTAAATTTCAGGAATTTTGCTTTTGGTGCAGGTTTGGTTAAGATGTcagcaaacatattttcagatggGCAGTACaccacatttattttcccttctcTCAGTGCATCGCGTATAAAATGATACTTTACATCAATGTGTTTGGATCTCTGTCTGTTCACAGGGTTCTTACACAATGCAATGGCCCCTTGGTTATCACCATGAAGCATTGTACAGCTGTACTTTTTGCTATCCATACCATTTAAGAGTTGACTTAGACTTTCTTGTGTAGCAGCTGTTAACCCAATGTACTCAGCCTCACAGGTGGAAAGAGCCACAGTTGGTTGTTTCTTGGATTTCCAGGAAATGGCTGGACCTTGTGTCGTTAAACTGAAACAATAACCTGTGGCGCTGCGTCTGTCCTCTACTGAGGATGCCCAGTCAGAGTCACTATAGGCTATAAGGTTCAAgtcttcattgtttttcttgaaaCTTAGTTCATAGTCACAAGTACCTTTCAGATACctcaaaacatgtttaacattCACTAAATCCTCTGTCATAGGTTTAGCTAAAGTCTGGGAAAGTTTGCTCACTATCCAACTGATGTCTGGTCTGGTGCAGGTCATGGCATAAATCAGACTACCTACTATCTCGAGATAGTTGGTAGGATTCATTACTTTTGCTTCATCGCATCACAATTTTCTTTGTGATCAAGTCTTAGTTCGCATGGGGTGGATCTGGGTTTGCAGTCCAACATTCCATATTTTTCCAACATGTTTAGGATGTACTTCTTTTggctcatttttatttcatcttctttttgttcaaaatgtatgcctaaaaaatgtgatattttgcCTAAGTCCTTCATGTTAAACTTTGATTTCATTGTTTCTTTGGAACTGTCCAAAACCTCAACGCTGCTAGCAGCAATGATCAAGTCATCCACCCAAATGAGCACAATAACCgtgtcattttctgtttgttttctgtacaCACAATGATCAACTAGGTTCCtttcaaagttgttttgttCAAGAAGATCATTCAGGAGTTTGTACCAATTTCTCCCTGATTGTTTTAATCCATACAGGGATATCTTTAATTTATACACACATTTCTGTCCTGTTTTTGATTGTTGTTCAAACCCCTCAGGCTGTTCCAAGTAAATTTCTTCCTCAATTGGGACATGCAAATAAGCTGTTTTGACATCCATCTGATGTACTTTAAGGTTGTTCTGAACTGCTATCTGCATTAATGCTCGCACTGATGTTATGTTAGCTGTTGGAGCAAAGGTTTCATGGTAGTCTATACCTTCTGTTTGGCTGTAGCCTTTTGCTACATACCTAGCTTTGAAAATctcttttccttcattttctttgAGTGTGTATACCTACTTCCCTCCAACTGTGTTCCTACCCTCTGGTAGAACGCTCAGTTCAAATGTTTCGTTTTCTTTAAGAGAGTCAATTTCGTCCCTCATTGCCTGTCTCTATCTGTCTGCCTGTGGTGACTTCTGAGCCTCACTGAAAGTTTGAGGGATACCAAACACAGCCCTGTAACAATGATCAACAGTTATTTGTGTTGCATCTTTAGTTTTAGGATCTAATTGGTAATCTTcaaggtaaataaaataaattcccACGCATGGTACATTGGAActattaaaaagaataataataaaaacactgttACTTACAATCAGATAAAACATGTGCAGCTACACAATCTCTCAGAATGCAAATTAAGAATTACCTAGAACAGTCAATGTTGCTGTGTCAGCATTTTTGCCTTTGTCGTCTTTGGGGATATTTATATGACACGTATATTTGTTGTTGTCTGCCGATGTGACAGAGTAAAGCTTAAGGTCAGCTCTCCCAGTTCCACCATTAACATTTACATCCAGAGACGCCCGGCCTTCTAATTGAATGTCTATGTCTCCATCGGGATGATAGTAGGTGAGAACCTCGTCCTGTTGAGAATCACAGCATTAGAGAAATATGTCGATtgattgaaatgaaaaacacacataGAGATACTTACTTCACCAGCAGACCATGTGATAATGATCAGTTTTGGACTGGGTAGAGCGCTTGTAAATGTGCAGGGCAGTGTGATGTTGTCTCCTCTGGCGAACTCATACTGATCGTtacactgttatcctttgctgtattttctacagctaaataccacaaaatgcccagtaaaactaccataagacgt
This genomic stretch from Xiphophorus hellerii strain 12219 chromosome 4, Xiphophorus_hellerii-4.1, whole genome shotgun sequence harbors:
- the LOC116718567 gene encoding uncharacterized protein LOC116718567 isoform X3 gives rise to the protein MSDVLKAQSTKSDLEISSKRSIKLTEKGLMSYIKMCQDKRNAKLKQARRIMDDLNVLMESNDKADSVNSLLATFIQCSQDAEASHKTLTSLPLPYDELMKQNEHFQNKMSSYHEFTELVRGWLCEREKPFVQPSADDYDQGKNDVDNAINPEDSASNVRSVKSKSGSQVSRVSSTSSARIKAEAERAALLERAAGLKKKHQLEAQEEKLKQEKEQLELETELAAANAKLRVLEINSQCGSKCSDGMNSYIEKRNSNLALDPCAKVFVPERNMDDFKMASAIAEKPVVRLKQKPPIQSVDKPQSVCDELTVQQISIIDIMQRQNDITAMLVQQNQNSVLPPRNIPVFDGDPLQYGSFIRAFENSVEAKTSNLSDCLHFLEQYTRGQPRDLVHSCQHLPSELGYPRAKSLLSEHFGNEYKIAQAYMDKINNWPAIKNEDIKSLQAFSLFLKGCSNLTEYVTHLKELDLPSNMRSIILKLPYKMRESWRNVACDLQEHRGQRALFIDLVVFIEKQVKVVSDPLFGNIIDLQQLNSKNTHSSFTKQKKRGNSFATNVLAVKNEDPSENKNKSSKGYSCLYCLLSNHTIDKCFKFKDKSHKDKVNFIKEKGMCFGCLKVGHISRECRGRFVCSVCHQQHPSVLHIDKESTEVFSRHLQNPPSTTSTMTQTCGHVRVCDEDNSNLSIVAVQVRSPKTNITVQTYAFLDPGSTGTFCTESLAWKLQLKGKRTSIQLQTMGHKDIQNVPQQEDIDKWPYLQSIKLHDIDADVDLLIGTDAPKVMEPWELINSQEEGPYAVWTRVGWVINGPLRSERNKTGYHAFTVNKISVKHLETMLIEQYNHDFNEKTSQEQIEMSREDIKFMNIMNNSAQLKNGHYCVDLPFKSESSVLPINRCVAEQRLLSLKRKFNMNSTFKKDYIAFMNDMLCNGYAEIVPDDQLMGNEGKVWYIPHHGVYHPRKGKLRVVFDCAATFKGTSLNCQLLQGPDLTNSVVGVLLRFRQEPIAVMADIQAMFHQVHVPEKHRDCLRFLWWPNGDTSQVPQEYRMTVHLFGAVSSPSCANYALRRTAEDNSQQFPAEVVSTIKHNFYVDDCLKSLPTEEEAIKFVQDLTSLCNKGGFKLSKWLSNSPAVLQMVSGNTKAKEMLEMDLELPMERALGLQWCIQSDSFKFKASLPERSRTRRGILSVVSSLYDPLGFLAPFIITAKFLLQELCRRNLGWDDAVHHHFSKQWTDWLDDLKRISKFEERPELLPSSRQPSLDWSSLQPSLLYDWTNCFIENCIFSVKM
- the LOC116718567 gene encoding uncharacterized protein LOC116718567 isoform X4, whose amino-acid sequence is MSDVLKAQSTKSDLEISSKRSIKLTEKGLMSYIKMCQDKRNAKLKQARRIMDDLNVLMESNDKADSVNSLLATFIQCSQDAEASHKTLTSLPLPYDELMKQNEHFQNKMSSYHEFTELVRGWLCEREKPFVQPSADDYDQGKNDVDNAINPEDSASNVRSVKSKSGSQVSRVSSTSSARIKAEAERAALLERAAGLKKKHQLEAQEEKLKQEKEQLELETELAAANAKLRVLEINSQCGSKCSDGMNSYIEKRNSNLALDPCAKVFVPERNMDDFKMASAIAEKPVVRLKQKPPIQSVDKPQSVCDELTVQQISIIDIMQRQNDITAMLVQQNQNSVLPPRNIPVFDGDPLQYGSFIRAFENSVEAKTSNLSDCLHFLEQYTRGQPRDLVHSCQHLPSELGYPRAKSLLSEHFGNEYKIAQAYMDKINNWPAIKNEDIKSLQAFSLFLKGCSNLTEYVTHLKELDLPSNMRSIILKLPYKMRESWRNVACDLQEHRGQRALFIDLVVFIEKQVKVVSDPLFGNIIDLQQLNSKNTHSSFTKQKKRGNSFATNVLAVKNEDPSENKNKSSKGYSCLYCLLSNHTIDKCFKFKDKSHKDKVNFIKEKGMCFGCLKVGHISRECRGRFVCSVCHQQHPSVLHIDKESTEVFSRHLQNPPSTTSTMTQTCGHVRVCDEDNSNLSIVAVQVRSPKTNITVQTYAFLDPGSTGTFCTESLAWKLQLKGKRTSIQLQTMGHKDIEDIDKWPYLQSIKLHDIDADVDLLIGTDAPKVMEPWELINSQEEGPYAVWTRVGWVINGPLRSERNKTGYHAFTVNKISVKHLETMLIEQYNHDFNEKTSQEQIEMSREDIKFMNIMNNSAQLKNGHYCVDLPFKSESSVLPINRCVAEQRLLSLKRKFNMNSTFKKDYIAFMNDMLCNGYAEIVPDDQLMGNEGKVWYIPHHGVYHPRKGKLRVVFDCAATFKGTSLNCQLLQGPDLTNSVVGVLLRFRQEPIAVMADIQAMFHQVHVPEKHRDCLRFLWWPNGDTSQVPQEYRMTVHLFGAVSSPSCANYALRRTAEDNSQQFPAEVVSTIKHNFYVDDCLKSLPTEEEAIKFVQDLTSLCNKGGFKLSKWLSNSPAVLQMVSGNTKAKEMLEMDLELPMERALGLQWCIQSDSFKFKASLPERSRTRRGILSVVSSLYDPLGFLAPFIITAKFLLQELCRRNLGWDDAVHHHFSKQWTDWLDDLKRISKFEERPELLPSSRQPSLDWSSLQPSLLYDWTNCFIENCIFSVKM